The Chryseobacterium aureum genome contains a region encoding:
- a CDS encoding AMP-binding protein, with protein sequence MKTDTLYKQSIENKEDFWKEQAGQIKWFEFPQQILSRDENDYPLWFSDGRLNMCYLCIDRHIEDGFGDQIAIVYDSPVTRQKKTYTFNQAKEEIAKLAGGLAALGLNKGDTAVIYMPMIPQTLFAMLACARIGVIHNVVFGGFAPHELVVRIDDCKPKVLITATAGVEIAKRIPYLPLVEKAIELAQDKVDNIIVYNRKLVDNQDEMFDGLIDYEELIEKSAPADCIAVESTHPLYLLYTSGTTGKPKGIVRDTGGYATALQFSMTHVYGVEPGETYWAASDFGWAVGHSFSVYGPLINRNTTIIFEGKPIMTPDAGTFWRIISEYNVSVMFTAPTAIRAIKKEDPNGELVKKYDLSHFKKQFLAGERCDVATLDWFAEHIGIPAIDHWWQTESGWPMLGLLTHEENYEIKRASAGKPIPGYNIKIFDENGLELDPHHEGYLVIKLPLPPGAMLGIWKDYARFESSYLSQYKGYYFSGDGAIQDEDGYIFITGRVDDVINVAGHRLSTSEMEEIVSSHPDVAECAVVGIDDDLKGQVPFATVVLKNGSAISEEELEKDIIQRVRNKIGAVAFLKNVMVVKRLPKTRSGKILRKLIRTLLDGKDFQIPSTIDDEKIIDEIQEKISEYRS encoded by the coding sequence ATGAAAACAGATACATTATATAAACAGAGCATAGAAAACAAAGAAGATTTCTGGAAAGAACAGGCCGGACAAATAAAATGGTTCGAGTTTCCCCAACAAATCCTTTCCCGGGACGAAAACGATTATCCTTTATGGTTTTCAGACGGGCGGCTTAATATGTGCTATCTGTGTATTGACCGACACATTGAAGACGGTTTTGGGGATCAGATTGCGATTGTTTATGATTCTCCTGTAACCCGTCAGAAGAAAACCTACACTTTCAATCAGGCAAAAGAAGAAATTGCAAAGTTAGCAGGAGGACTGGCTGCCCTGGGACTCAATAAAGGGGACACAGCTGTCATTTATATGCCCATGATTCCGCAGACGCTATTTGCGATGCTTGCCTGTGCAAGAATCGGGGTGATTCATAATGTGGTTTTCGGAGGTTTTGCACCCCATGAGCTTGTTGTGAGGATTGACGACTGTAAACCCAAAGTCTTAATCACCGCTACTGCCGGTGTAGAAATTGCCAAAAGAATTCCTTATCTGCCATTGGTGGAAAAAGCAATTGAACTGGCACAGGATAAAGTAGATAATATCATTGTATACAACAGAAAGCTAGTCGATAATCAGGACGAAATGTTTGACGGGCTTATCGATTATGAAGAATTGATAGAAAAATCTGCTCCGGCAGACTGTATTGCTGTGGAATCCACCCATCCGCTTTATCTGCTTTACACCTCGGGAACTACCGGAAAACCTAAAGGTATTGTGCGTGATACCGGAGGCTATGCTACGGCATTACAATTCTCAATGACTCATGTATACGGTGTGGAACCCGGAGAAACCTATTGGGCAGCTTCAGACTTTGGATGGGCTGTAGGGCATAGCTTTTCTGTGTACGGACCCTTAATCAACAGGAACACAACGATAATTTTTGAAGGAAAACCCATCATGACTCCTGATGCCGGAACTTTCTGGAGGATAATCTCAGAATATAACGTTTCGGTGATGTTTACGGCGCCTACCGCTATCAGAGCCATTAAAAAAGAAGATCCCAACGGAGAGCTGGTAAAAAAATACGATCTGTCCCATTTCAAAAAACAGTTTCTGGCTGGTGAAAGATGTGACGTGGCTACCCTGGATTGGTTTGCAGAACATATCGGTATTCCGGCAATAGACCATTGGTGGCAGACAGAATCCGGATGGCCAATGCTGGGATTGCTTACACATGAAGAAAATTATGAGATTAAAAGAGCATCCGCAGGAAAACCAATTCCGGGATATAATATTAAAATCTTTGATGAAAACGGATTGGAGCTTGATCCTCACCATGAAGGCTATCTGGTGATCAAACTTCCTCTCCCACCCGGCGCCATGCTTGGAATATGGAAAGATTATGCACGCTTTGAAAGCAGTTACCTTTCTCAATATAAGGGATACTATTTCTCCGGAGACGGGGCGATACAGGATGAAGACGGTTATATTTTCATTACAGGAAGAGTGGATGATGTCATCAACGTAGCAGGGCACAGACTTTCCACTTCTGAAATGGAAGAAATCGTTTCTTCACATCCTGATGTTGCAGAATGTGCGGTGGTAGGGATTGATGATGATTTAAAAGGACAGGTTCCTTTTGCCACAGTTGTTCTGAAGAACGGCTCAGCTATTTCCGAAGAAGAGCTGGAAAAAGACATCATTCAGAGGGTTCGCAACAAAATCGGAGCGGTAGCCTTTCTGAAAAACGTAATGGTTGTCAAACGGTTACCCAAAACAAGATCCGGGAAGATTTTAAGAAAACTCATCCGGACACTGCTGGACGGAAAAGATTTTCAGATTCCATCCACCATTGATGATGAGAAAATCATAGATGAAATTCAGGAAAAAATCAGCGAATATAGAAGTTAA
- a CDS encoding GNAT family N-acetyltransferase, translating into MEITIKAISRPSEDKRVIDLIHRLNTSLITISGESGSKNANLDDFTQEKALFLIAVSDEKAIACGGFRPLSPEICEIKRMFSLEKNRGLGGKILSALEIAAKQFDYKYICLETRKKNDSAVKFYLKNEYKVIENYGMYIGNEEAICFGKEIKQV; encoded by the coding sequence ATGGAGATCACAATTAAAGCAATTTCCCGCCCCTCTGAAGATAAAAGAGTTATAGATCTGATCCACCGATTGAATACTTCTCTTATAACCATCTCCGGAGAGAGTGGAAGCAAAAATGCCAACCTGGATGATTTTACCCAGGAGAAAGCATTGTTTCTCATTGCTGTAAGTGATGAAAAAGCCATAGCCTGTGGAGGTTTTCGCCCGCTTTCACCAGAAATATGTGAAATTAAACGCATGTTTTCCCTGGAAAAAAACAGAGGGCTGGGTGGAAAGATTCTCTCAGCATTAGAAATCGCTGCAAAACAATTTGACTATAAATACATCTGTCTGGAAACCCGTAAAAAAAATGACAGTGCCGTAAAGTTTTATCTTAAAAATGAATATAAGGTTATTGAAAATTATGGGATGTACATCGGGAATGAAGAAGCTATATGCTTCGGTAAGGAAATAAAACAGGTATGA
- the acs gene encoding acetate--CoA ligase — protein sequence MKQRDMRNYLIEDLPQYFEDYKKSIKNPKKFWDKVADQNFVWYQRWSKVVKYDMNEAKITWFKNAKLNITKNCIDRHLTIRGEKTAIIWEPNDPKEEAQHISYNELYTRVNKTANVLRDMGIEKGDRVCIYLPMIPELAVTMLACAKLGAVHSVIFAGFSASAVASRVNDCAAKMVITSDGSYRGNKVLDLKAIVDDALEKTPTVEKVLVVKRTHNQITMKEGRDYWMADLYEKASPDFVTVIMDSEDPLFILYTSGSTGKPKGMLHTCAGYMVYTAYTFKNVFNYKENDIYWCTADIGWITGHSYILYGPLLNGATTVIFEGVPTYPEPDRFWEVIEKHKITQFYTAPTAIRSLAKESAEWVDKHDLSSLKVIGSVGEPINDEAWHWFNDHVGKKKCPIVDTWWQTETGGIMISPLPFVTPTKPTYATLPLPGIQPVLMDDKRNEITGNQVTGNLCIRFPWPGIARTIWGDHQRYKETYFTAFPGKYFTGDGALRDEVGYYRITGRVDDVIIVSGHNLGTAPIEDSINQHPAVAESAIVGYPHDIKGNALYGYVMLKETGEGRDKENLKKEINQLISDQIGPIAKLDKIQFVSGLPKTRSGKIMRRILRKIAEGDFSNFGDITTLLNPEIVEEIKNERI from the coding sequence ATAAAACAAAGGGATATGAGAAATTACTTAATAGAAGATTTACCACAATATTTTGAAGATTATAAGAAATCTATTAAAAATCCTAAAAAATTCTGGGATAAGGTAGCCGATCAAAACTTTGTGTGGTATCAGAGATGGAGCAAGGTGGTTAAGTATGATATGAATGAAGCGAAGATCACCTGGTTCAAAAATGCAAAACTCAATATCACCAAAAACTGTATCGACAGGCATCTTACCATACGAGGAGAAAAAACAGCTATTATCTGGGAACCCAACGATCCTAAGGAAGAAGCACAGCATATTTCTTACAACGAACTGTATACCCGTGTGAACAAGACCGCCAATGTTTTGCGGGATATGGGTATTGAAAAAGGAGACAGAGTCTGTATCTACCTTCCCATGATTCCCGAGCTCGCTGTTACGATGCTTGCCTGCGCAAAACTGGGAGCTGTGCATTCTGTTATTTTTGCAGGATTCTCTGCTTCCGCAGTTGCTTCAAGAGTAAATGACTGTGCGGCAAAAATGGTCATCACTTCAGACGGAAGCTACAGAGGAAATAAAGTTCTGGACCTGAAAGCCATAGTAGATGATGCCCTGGAAAAAACGCCCACTGTTGAAAAAGTTCTTGTTGTAAAAAGAACCCACAACCAAATTACCATGAAAGAAGGAAGAGATTACTGGATGGCGGATCTGTATGAGAAAGCTTCTCCGGATTTCGTTACCGTAATTATGGATTCTGAAGATCCGCTTTTCATCTTATACACTTCCGGGTCTACGGGAAAACCTAAAGGAATGCTGCACACCTGCGCCGGATATATGGTGTACACAGCTTATACCTTCAAAAATGTCTTCAATTACAAAGAAAATGATATTTACTGGTGTACTGCAGATATCGGATGGATTACAGGACACTCTTACATCCTTTATGGACCTTTATTGAATGGAGCCACCACCGTAATCTTTGAGGGAGTCCCTACTTATCCTGAACCGGACCGTTTCTGGGAAGTGATTGAGAAACATAAGATCACCCAGTTTTATACCGCTCCTACTGCGATCCGTTCTTTAGCAAAAGAAAGTGCGGAATGGGTAGATAAACACGACCTCAGCTCTCTGAAAGTGATAGGTTCTGTAGGCGAACCTATTAATGATGAAGCATGGCATTGGTTCAATGATCATGTAGGAAAGAAAAAATGTCCTATTGTAGATACGTGGTGGCAGACAGAAACAGGGGGAATTATGATTTCGCCGCTTCCTTTTGTAACCCCTACAAAACCTACTTATGCAACACTTCCATTGCCGGGTATACAACCCGTTCTGATGGATGACAAGCGAAATGAAATTACCGGAAATCAGGTGACCGGAAACCTCTGCATCCGTTTTCCATGGCCGGGAATTGCGAGAACCATCTGGGGAGACCACCAAAGATATAAAGAGACTTATTTCACAGCATTCCCAGGGAAATATTTTACTGGTGATGGCGCTTTGAGAGACGAAGTTGGGTATTACAGAATTACAGGCCGTGTAGATGATGTGATCATTGTTTCCGGACATAACCTGGGAACGGCACCTATCGAAGACAGCATCAACCAGCATCCTGCCGTTGCAGAATCCGCAATTGTAGGCTATCCTCATGACATCAAAGGAAATGCTTTGTACGGATATGTAATGCTTAAAGAAACCGGCGAAGGACGCGATAAGGAAAACCTGAAGAAGGAAATCAACCAGCTGATTTCAGATCAGATCGGACCTATCGCGAAACTGGATAAAATACAATTTGTTTCAGGGCTTCCCAAAACACGTTCAGGAAAAATCATGCGTAGAATCCTGAGAAAAATTGCAGAAGGAGACTTCAGTAATTTTGGAGATATCACTACATTATTAAATCCTGAAATTGTAGAGGAAATCAAAAACGAAAGAATCTAA
- a CDS encoding MFS transporter — MSENHHETYENMTDRQKNRTIWSVITASSLGTLIEWYDFYIFGSLAVVLATKFFPADNPTAAFLSTLATFAAGFVVRPFGALFFGRLGDLIGRKYTFLVTLLIMGFSTFLIGCIPSYETIGFMAPVLVLILRLLQGLALGGEYGGAATYVAEYAQPHRRGYWTSWIQTTATAGLFISLIVILITKTTLSAEEFDTWGWRVPFWISILMVAVSYIIRKNMKESPLFAKAKSEGKTSKNPLKESFGNKYNFKFVLLALFGAAMGQGVIWYTGQFYAMSFLQKVMNVESAQVDSLMATALFLGTPFFVFFGWLSDKIGRKAVMMTGMLVAILAYRPIYDSMFKSVNLENKTVAANGITEKRTAKTHHDIATDSLVTFHKETLYTDGTLIKKDSIVHWSPVGVVMKDGKAEEPKVSQSLKLSDNTKWYLIFLVFIQVIFVTMVYGPIAAFLVEMFPVRIRYTSMSLPYHIGNGVFGGLLPAVATYLVTTGKEAGHATWYLEGLWYPIGVAAVCLIIGLFYLKNKNNNLHD, encoded by the coding sequence ATGAGCGAAAATCATCACGAAACCTACGAAAATATGACCGACAGGCAGAAAAACCGCACCATCTGGAGCGTGATCACAGCCTCATCCCTCGGAACACTGATAGAATGGTATGACTTCTACATTTTTGGAAGTCTGGCCGTTGTTTTAGCGACCAAATTTTTCCCGGCAGATAATCCTACCGCCGCATTCTTATCTACCCTGGCAACTTTTGCTGCCGGCTTTGTGGTAAGACCTTTCGGAGCATTATTTTTCGGGAGGCTGGGAGATCTTATCGGGAGAAAATATACGTTCCTTGTCACTTTACTGATCATGGGATTTTCCACATTCCTGATCGGGTGCATTCCCAGTTATGAAACCATTGGTTTTATGGCTCCGGTGTTGGTTTTAATCCTGAGACTGCTTCAGGGGCTTGCTTTAGGGGGTGAATACGGGGGTGCTGCCACTTATGTAGCGGAATATGCCCAGCCGCACCGCAGGGGATACTGGACTTCATGGATCCAGACGACTGCAACAGCCGGGCTTTTCATTTCATTAATCGTTATTCTTATCACTAAGACCACGCTCTCCGCAGAAGAATTTGACACCTGGGGGTGGAGGGTTCCTTTCTGGATCTCTATTCTGATGGTGGCTGTATCTTACATTATCAGAAAGAATATGAAAGAGTCCCCGCTTTTTGCGAAAGCTAAAAGTGAAGGTAAAACATCTAAAAATCCTTTAAAGGAAAGCTTCGGAAATAAATACAACTTCAAATTTGTATTATTGGCTTTATTCGGGGCGGCAATGGGACAAGGGGTAATCTGGTATACCGGTCAGTTTTATGCCATGAGTTTCCTTCAGAAGGTAATGAATGTAGAGTCTGCACAGGTAGATTCATTGATGGCTACCGCTTTATTTTTAGGAACACCTTTCTTTGTATTTTTCGGTTGGCTGTCTGATAAAATAGGGCGAAAAGCAGTGATGATGACCGGAATGCTGGTTGCTATTTTAGCCTACAGACCCATTTACGACAGCATGTTCAAGAGTGTAAATCTAGAAAACAAAACGGTGGCCGCGAATGGAATTACAGAAAAAAGGACGGCCAAAACCCATCATGATATTGCAACGGACAGCCTGGTCACTTTTCACAAAGAAACGCTTTACACAGACGGAACTTTAATCAAAAAAGACAGTATCGTTCACTGGTCTCCGGTAGGAGTGGTTATGAAAGACGGAAAAGCAGAAGAACCTAAAGTTTCCCAAAGCTTAAAGCTAAGTGACAATACCAAATGGTACCTGATTTTCCTTGTTTTTATTCAGGTGATCTTTGTAACGATGGTCTATGGGCCTATCGCGGCTTTCCTTGTCGAAATGTTCCCGGTGAGAATCCGCTACACCTCTATGTCACTGCCTTATCATATCGGAAACGGGGTATTTGGAGGACTTCTTCCGGCAGTAGCCACTTATCTGGTAACCACCGGAAAAGAAGCAGGACATGCAACATGGTACCTGGAAGGACTCTGGTATCCGATCGGGGTTGCCGCAGTCTGTCTGATCATCGGATTATTTTATCTTAAAAACAAGAACAATAATCTTCATGATTAG
- a CDS encoding response regulator transcription factor, whose product MRKIIIADDEHKILMSLEYSFKKSGYDVYIARDGTEVIEFLKTMVPDVILLDIMMPNLDGYSTLDLIKQDQRLKDTKVIFLSAKNNPRDIEKGLEMGADAYVTKPYSIKKLMHQIEEMF is encoded by the coding sequence ATGAGAAAGATAATCATTGCGGATGACGAACATAAAATACTAATGTCACTGGAATACAGTTTTAAGAAAAGCGGATACGATGTCTATATTGCCCGTGACGGAACAGAAGTTATTGAATTTCTGAAAACTATGGTTCCGGACGTAATCCTTCTGGATATTATGATGCCCAATCTTGATGGGTACAGCACTTTGGACCTCATTAAACAAGACCAAAGGCTAAAGGATACTAAAGTGATCTTTCTGAGTGCCAAAAACAATCCCAGAGATATTGAAAAAGGCCTGGAAATGGGAGCAGATGCTTATGTCACAAAACCCTACTCTATCAAGAAACTGATGCATCAGATTGAGGAGATGTTTTAA
- a CDS encoding ATP-binding protein: MSSFALFFVVLFYLALLFLVAYLAEKKRSKLWINNPYMYALSLAVYCTAWTYYGSIGVAATSGLNYLPIYIGPIMIIPAWIYINTRIVRISRVNKISSLADFISLRYGNSRSLSAIITVVCLLAIVPYIGLQIKAISETFHLVTETPMSNDILTDNATFVVVLIALFSSYYGTRYVDASEKRLGIISAIALESFLKLFFIIILGLFVIYYAFDGFSDIYEKASQFEDFKEKNTFNGIEGAMNWMVLCMISATAICILPRQFHTAIVENRQEKHIKTAIWFFPLYLLIFTLFIFPIAWGGRLIFDGQKVNPEFYSILIPQHFGNTLITVLVFLGGLSSCISMIIISAITLSIMLSNNLIIPYGLLGKLKSESEEKNTRSITNIRKFSIFALIIMAFAFYKYFILKTSLDSVGLISFVVIAQLAPAFFGALFWRRGSYKGAVTGLLAGLVICYFGLIIPQYYFSYNQEFKGVIRDMYNAFGFFTIPYLERIPQIFFWSMLVNTSLFTIISVSSKGNYRERNFAELYVDIDKYIQNHENAFIWRGTAYISDIQNILERFLGKNKTEQALRIFNLKYNIDSKTETADSRFIKFSENLLAGRIGTASAKILIEGVTKEDKISLKEVLNILEESKENITLNKKLTEQSEELQKLSDDLRTANESLIVKDRQKDDFLDSVAHELRTPITAIRSAGEILADDDDIPFDIKQEFLNNIITESDRLSEIINDILYLDKLQHGEISLHIQENTLIDTYKKALNPLLHLIQQKNIHLSEVNLLNQSIFEYDEARMIQLFQNIWGNALKFTEEQGTIQTKLFEKDQELVITIFNTGKHIPEEDLEMIFDKFYQSKNQNILKPTGSGLGLAISKKIVQAHGGSIKAENSGLGVTFTISIPKKTKKEIINEVEHH; this comes from the coding sequence ATGAGTAGTTTTGCATTATTTTTTGTAGTTCTGTTTTACCTGGCTCTTCTTTTCTTAGTTGCTTATCTGGCAGAGAAGAAAAGAAGTAAATTATGGATCAATAATCCTTACATGTATGCATTATCTCTTGCGGTATACTGTACTGCGTGGACATATTATGGAAGCATTGGCGTGGCGGCGACAAGCGGATTAAACTATCTCCCGATTTATATTGGCCCTATTATGATTATTCCGGCGTGGATCTACATCAACACACGGATTGTAAGAATTTCAAGAGTCAATAAAATAAGCAGCCTTGCCGATTTTATTTCATTAAGGTATGGCAACAGCAGAAGCCTGAGCGCCATTATCACAGTGGTATGTCTTCTGGCGATTGTTCCCTACATTGGATTGCAGATTAAAGCCATTTCTGAGACCTTCCACCTGGTAACGGAAACTCCGATGTCCAATGATATTCTCACCGATAATGCCACTTTTGTGGTGGTTTTAATTGCTCTGTTTTCCTCATATTACGGAACACGGTATGTGGATGCTTCGGAAAAACGTCTGGGAATCATCTCTGCAATTGCTCTGGAAAGCTTTTTAAAGCTGTTCTTTATAATTATCCTCGGGCTTTTTGTGATCTATTATGCCTTTGACGGGTTCTCAGATATTTATGAAAAGGCAAGTCAATTTGAAGATTTTAAAGAAAAAAACACATTCAACGGAATCGAAGGCGCCATGAACTGGATGGTTCTGTGTATGATTTCCGCTACGGCAATCTGCATACTTCCAAGACAGTTTCACACAGCCATTGTTGAAAACAGGCAGGAAAAACATATTAAAACTGCCATTTGGTTTTTCCCGCTGTACCTGTTAATCTTCACCCTGTTTATTTTTCCGATTGCATGGGGAGGAAGGCTTATTTTTGACGGACAGAAAGTAAATCCCGAGTTTTACTCTATCCTGATTCCGCAGCATTTTGGCAATACTTTAATCACAGTGCTTGTCTTTCTCGGAGGGCTGAGTTCCTGTATTTCTATGATCATCATTTCTGCCATCACTTTATCCATCATGCTTTCCAATAATCTCATCATTCCATATGGGTTATTGGGAAAATTAAAATCCGAAAGTGAAGAAAAAAATACAAGAAGCATTACCAACATCAGAAAATTCAGCATTTTTGCCCTGATCATCATGGCTTTTGCTTTCTACAAATATTTTATTCTGAAAACTTCGCTGGATTCTGTAGGATTAATCTCATTTGTTGTTATTGCACAGCTTGCTCCGGCATTTTTCGGGGCCTTATTCTGGAGAAGAGGAAGCTATAAAGGGGCTGTTACAGGACTTTTAGCCGGATTGGTGATCTGTTATTTCGGGCTGATTATTCCCCAGTATTATTTTTCGTACAACCAGGAGTTTAAAGGAGTAATCAGGGATATGTATAATGCATTCGGTTTTTTTACGATTCCCTATTTAGAAAGAATTCCACAGATCTTTTTCTGGTCAATGCTTGTGAATACGAGCCTGTTCACCATTATTTCCGTAAGTTCAAAAGGAAATTACCGCGAAAGAAACTTTGCAGAACTGTATGTAGATATCGACAAGTATATTCAAAATCATGAAAATGCTTTCATTTGGCGGGGAACAGCTTATATTTCAGATATACAGAACATTCTGGAACGCTTTTTAGGCAAAAATAAAACAGAACAGGCCTTAAGAATTTTTAATTTGAAATATAATATTGATTCAAAAACTGAAACTGCAGATTCAAGATTTATCAAATTTTCAGAAAATCTCTTAGCCGGGAGAATTGGCACGGCTTCGGCAAAAATATTAATAGAAGGAGTAACTAAAGAGGATAAAATATCTTTAAAAGAGGTTTTAAATATTCTGGAAGAATCTAAGGAAAATATCACCTTAAATAAAAAACTTACCGAACAGTCTGAAGAACTCCAGAAACTTTCTGATGACCTGAGAACCGCCAACGAAAGTCTGATCGTAAAAGACCGTCAGAAGGACGATTTTCTGGATTCTGTAGCCCATGAACTGAGAACCCCTATCACAGCCATCCGTTCTGCCGGAGAAATTTTAGCCGATGATGATGACATTCCTTTTGACATCAAACAGGAATTTTTAAACAATATCATCACAGAATCTGACAGACTGAGTGAAATCATCAACGATATTCTTTACCTGGACAAATTACAACACGGGGAAATTTCTCTACACATTCAGGAAAATACTCTTATTGACACCTATAAAAAAGCATTAAACCCGCTGCTTCATCTGATCCAGCAGAAAAATATTCATTTAAGTGAAGTTAATCTCCTGAATCAGTCTATATTTGAATATGATGAAGCAAGAATGATTCAGCTGTTTCAGAATATCTGGGGAAATGCCTTAAAATTCACTGAAGAACAGGGAACCATTCAGACTAAATTATTTGAAAAAGATCAGGAACTGGTGATCACCATTTTCAACACCGGTAAACATATTCCGGAAGAAGATCTGGAAATGATTTTTGACAAGTTTTATCAGTCGAAAAACCAAAATATTTTAAAGCCTACAGGAAGCGGACTGGGACTGGCCATTTCCAAAAAAATTGTACAGGCACACGGAGGAAGTATCAAAGCCGAAAACAGCGGACTGGGCGTCACTTTCACCATCAGCATTCCCAAAAAAACTAAAAAAGAGATTATAAATGAAGTTGAACACCATTAA
- a CDS encoding DUF6814 family protein has product MNGLKKILGILWIAVAVIVGYFGITVLGIPKIASGKQEDLVFGIIILFVLMPIISGGMAIFGYYALKGEYSDDKI; this is encoded by the coding sequence ATGAACGGACTAAAAAAAATATTAGGCATTCTCTGGATCGCGGTTGCGGTGATTGTAGGATATTTCGGAATTACGGTATTGGGAATCCCTAAAATAGCATCCGGAAAACAGGAAGATCTGGTTTTCGGGATCATTATTCTCTTTGTACTGATGCCGATTATCTCAGGTGGAATGGCCATTTTCGGCTATTATGCCTTAAAAGGAGAATATTCTGACGATAAAATTTAA